In Amia ocellicauda isolate fAmiCal2 chromosome 3, fAmiCal2.hap1, whole genome shotgun sequence, the DNA window CCGCTATGCCGCCAGAGTGCCCCGCTGCATCCTCCGCCGCCACACCTCCCAATCTGATTTCTTgatccctttataatcccctcacttccttctgtcgggGCGAAGTTTCGTCAGATCTGCCTGCGATCCTAAGCCTGGTCTCTCTCTTCTTGTCTCTCGCCCGAGTGCCCGGCCGCCGCCAACGCCTCcgcacctcccaacctgaattcctgttccctttatcatcccctcacttccttctgtcgggGCAAAGTTTCGACAGCTCAGCCTGCGATCCTAAGCCTTGTCTCTCGCTCCTTGTCTCTCGCCCGAGTGCCCCGCTGCCTCCACCTTCGCTGCCACCCGGCCCGAGTGCCGCCGCCGCCTCTGCCTTCGCCGATGCCAGGCCCCAGTGCCAGGCCGCCGCCCCGCCAGAGTGCCCCGCCGCATCCTCCGCCGCCACACCTCCCAACCTGAATTCCTTTTCCCTTTATactcccctcacttccttcGGTCGGGTCGAAGTTTCGTCAGATCTGCCTGCGATCCTAAGcctggtctctctctccttgtctccCGCCCGAGTGCCCCGCCGCATCCTCCGCCGCCACACCTCCCAATCTGATTTCTTgatccctttataatcccctcacttccttctgtcgaggcgaagtttcgtcagatctgcctgcgatcctaagcctggtctctctctccttgtctctcgcccgagtgccccgccgcctccgtctccgcacctcccaacctgaattcctgttccctttataatcccctcacttccttctgtcgggGCGAAGTTTCGTCAGATCTGCCTTAGATCCTAAGCCTTGTCTCTCGCTCCTTGTCTCTCGCCCGAGTTCCCGACCGCCGCCAACGCCTCCGCACATCCCAACCTGAtttcctgttccctttataacccctcacttccttctgtcgggGCGAAGTTTTGTCAGCTCAGCCTAAGATCCTAAGCCTTGTCTCTCGCTCCTTGTCTCTCGCCCGAGTGCCCCGCCGCCTCCTCCTCTGCCGCCGCCCGGCCCGAGTGCCCTGCCGCCTCTGCCTCCGTCACTGCCAAGTCCCAGTGCCTCCCAACCTGAtttcctgttccctttataatcccctcacttccttctaTCGGGGCGAAGTTTCGTCAGCTCAGCCTGCGATCCTAAGTCTTGTCTCTCGCTCCTTGTCTCTCGCCCGAGTGCTCCGCCGCCTCCGCCTTCGCCGCCGCCCGGCCCGAGACCCGCGCCGCCTCCGCCTCCGTCACTGCCAGGTCCCAATGCCCGGTCGCCGCCTCCGCCGCCCCCCCACCAGAGTGCCCCGCCGCCTCCTCCACCGCCGCATCTCCCAACCTGAtttcctgttccctttataacccctcacttccttctgtcaGGGTGAAGTTTTGTCAGCTCAGCCTGCAATCCTAAGCCTTGTCTCTCGCTCCTCGTCTCTCGCCCGAGTTCCCGGCCGCCGCTAACGCCGCCACACCTCCCAACCTGAattcctgttccctttatactcccctcacttccttctgtcgggTCGAAGTTTCGTCAGATCTGCCTGCGATCCTAAGCCTTGTCTCTCGCTCCTTGTCTCTCGCCCGAGTGCCCTGCCGCCTCTGCCTCCGTCACTGCCAAGTCCCAGTGCCTCCCAACCTGAtttcctgttccctttataatcccctcacttccttctaTCGGGGCGAAGTTTCGTCAGCTCAGCCTGCGATCCTAAGTCTTGTCTCTCGCTCCTTGTCTCTCGCCCGAGTGCTCCGCCGCCTCCGCCTTCGCCGCCGCCCGGCCCGAGACCCGCGCCGCCTCCGCCTCCGTCACTGCCTGGTCCCAATGCCCGGTCGCCGCCTCCGCCGCCCCCCCACCAGAGTGCCCCGCCGCCTCCTCCACCGCCGCATCTCCCAACCTGAtttcctgttccctttataacccctcacttccttctgtcaGGGTGAAGTTTTGTCAGCTCAGCCTGCAATCCTAAGCCTTGTCTCTCGCTCCTTGTCTCTCGCCCGAGTGCCCTGCCGCCTCTGCCTCCGTCACACCTCGCAACCTGAattcctgttccctttatactcccctcacttccttctgtcgggTCGAAGTTTCGTCAGATCTGCCTGTGATCCTAAGCCTTGTCTCTCGCTCCTTATCTCTCGCCCGAGTGCCCCGCCGCCTCCGCCTTCGCCGCCGCCCGGCCCGAGTGCCCGGCCGCCGCCTCCTCCGCCGCCCGGCCCGAGTGCCCGGCCGCCGCCTCCTCCGCCGCCCGGCCACAATGCCCCGCCGCCTTCGCCGCTGCCAGGCCCCAGTGCCCCGCCGCTGCCGCCGTCTCCGCCGCTATGCCGCCAGAGTGCCCCGCTGCATCCTCCGCCGCCACACCTCCCAATCTGATTTCTTgatccctttataatcccctcacttccttctgtcgggGCGAAGTTTCGTCAGATCTGCATGCGATCCTAAGCCTGGTCTCTCTCTTCTTGTCTCTCGCCCGAGTGCCCGGCCACCGCCAACGCCTCcgcacctcccaacctgaattcctgttccctttatcatcccctcacttccttctgtcgggGCAAAGTTTCGACAGCTCAGCCTGCGATCCTAAGCCTTGTCTCTCGCTCCTTGTCTCTCGCCCGAGTGCCCCGCTGCCTCCACCTTCGCTGCCACCCGGCCCGAGTGCCGCCGCCGCCTCTGCCTTCGCCGATGCCAGGCCCCAGTGCCAGGCCGCCGCCCCGCCAGAGTGCCCCGCCGCATCCTCCGCCGCCACACCTCCCAACCTGAATTCCTTTTCCCTTTATactcccctcacttccttcGGTCGGGTCGAAGTTTCGTCAGATCTGCCTGCGATCCTAAGcctggtctctctctccttgtctccCGCCCGAGTTCCCGTCCGCCGCCAACGCCTCCGCACATCCCAACCTGAtttcctgttccctttataacccctcacttccttctgtcgggGCGAAGTTTTGTCAGCTCAGCCTAAGATCCTAAGCCTTGTCTCTCGCTCCTTGTCTCTCGCCCGAGTGCCCCGCCGCCTCCTCCTCTGCCGCCGCCCGGCCCGAGTGCCCTGCCGCCTCTGCCTCCGTCACTGCCAAGTCCCAGTGCCTCCCAACCTGAtttcctgttccctttataatcccctcacttccttctaTCGGGGCGAAGTTTCGTCAGCTCAGCCTGCGATCCTAAGTCTTGTCTCTCGCTCCTTGTCTCTCGCCCGAGTGCTCCGCCGCCTCCGCCTTCGCCGCCGCCCGGCCCGAGACCCGCGCCGCCTCCGCCTCCGTCACTGCCAGGTCCCAATGCCCGGTCGCCGCCTCCGCCGCCCCCCCACCAGAGTGCCCCGCCGCCTCCTCCACCGCCGCATCTCCCAACCTGAtttcctgttccctttataacccctcacttccttctgtcaGGGTGAAGTTTTGTCAGCTCAGCCTGCAATCCTAAGCCTTGTCTCTCGCTCCTTGTCTCTCGCCCGAGTTCCCGGCCGCCGCTAACGCCGCCACACCTCCCAACCTGAattcctgttccctttatactcccctcacttccttctgtcgggTCGAAGTTTCGTCAGATCTGCCTGCGATCCTAAGCCTTGTCTCTCGCTCCTTATCTCTCACCCGAGTGCCCCGCCGCCTCCGCCTTCGCCGCCGCCCGGCCCGAGTGCCCGGCCGCTGCCTCCTCCGCCGCCCGGCCCGAGTGCCCGGCCGCCGCCTCCTCCGCCGCCCGGCCACAATGCCCCGCCGCCTTCGCCGCTGCCAGGCCCCAGTGCCCCGCCGCTGCCGCCGTCTCCGCCGCTATGCCGCCAGAGTGCCCCGCTGCATCCTCCGCCGCCACACCTCCCAATCTGATTTCTTGATCCCTTtttaatcccctcacttccttctgtcgggGCAAAGTTTCGTCAGATCTGCCTGCGATCCTAAGcctggtctctctctccttgtctccCGCCCGAGTGCCCCGCCGCATCCTCCGCCGCCACACCTCCCAATCTGATTTCTTgatccctttataatcccctcacttccttctgtcaaggcgaagtttcgtcagatctgcctgcgatcctaagcctggtctctctctccttgtctctCGCCCGAGTGCCCCGCCGCCTCCGTCTCCGCACCTCCCGACCTGAATgcctgttccctttataatcccctcacttccttctgtcgtGGCGAAGTTTCGACAGCTCAGGATGCGATCCTAAGCCTTGTATCTCGCTCCTTGTGTCTCGCCCGAGTGCCCCGCCGCCTCCGCCTTCGCCGCCTCCTCCGCCACCCGGCCCGAGTGCCCGGCCGCCGCCTCCTCCGCCGCCCGGCCACAATGCCCCGCCGCCTTCGCCGCTGCCAGGCCCCAGTGCCCCGCCGCTGCCGCCGCCTCCGCCGCTATGCCGCCAGAGTGCCCCGCTGCATCCTCCGCCGCCACACCTCCCAATCTGATTTCTTgatccctttataatcccctcacttccttctgtcggggcgaagtttcgtcagatctgcctgcgatcctaagcctggtctctctctccttgtctccCGCCCGAGTGCCCCGCCGCATCCTCCGCCGCCACACCTCCCAATCTGATTTCTTgatccctttataatcccctcacttccttctgtcgaggcgaagtttcgtcagatctgcctgcgatcctaagcctggtctctctctccttgtctctCGCCCGAGTGCCCCGCCGCCTCCGTCTCCGCACCTCCCGACCTGAattcctgttccctttataatcccctcacttccttctgtcgtGGCGAAGTTTCGACAGCTCAGGATGCGATCCTAAGCCTTGTATCTCGCTCCTTGTGTCTCGCCCGAGTGCCC includes these proteins:
- the LOC136747236 gene encoding ice-structuring glycoprotein-like; this encodes MLYNPLTPVPVAANKPEVPVPACCRQTRGPSPEPEVPVPATAATAATSDAQPECPATAAAPRNLCLAAATPPPPPIPQCPAISASATARPNARPPPPPPCLRCRASTAAQPCPAASSSAAARPECPAASASCSAASAFAAARPETRAASASVTARSQCPVAASAAPPPECPAASSTAASPNLISCSLYNPSLPSVRCPAASAFAAARPECPAAASSAARPECPAAASSAARPQCPAAFAAARPQCPAAAAVSAAMPPDAPLPPPSLPPGPSAAAASAFADARPQCQAAAPPECPAASSAATPPNLNSFSLYTPLTSFGRVECSAASAFAAARPETRAASASVTARSQCPVAASAAPPPECPAASSTAASPNLISCSLYNPSLPSVRCSAASAFAAARPETRAASASVTAWSQCPVAASAAPPPECPAASSTAASPNLISCSLYNPSLPSVRCPAASAFAAARPECPAAASSAARPECPAAASSAARPQCPAAFAAARPQCPAAAAVSAAMPPDAPLPPPSLPPGPSAAAASAFADARPQCQAAAPPECPAASSAATPPNLNSFSLYTPLTSFGRVECSAASAFAAARPETRAASASVTARSQCPVAASAAPPPECPAASSTAASPNLISCSLYNPSLPSVRCPAASAFAAARPECPAAASSAARPECPAAASSAARPQCPAAFAAARPQCPAAAAVSAAMPPECPAASSAATPPNLIS